One segment of Terriglobia bacterium DNA contains the following:
- a CDS encoding nucleotidyltransferase: MTQDLDLCLLLTPENIHNLRLSLKDLNPKHRMTPKKLSFLELPADIRNINNLYLETDLGIVDLISQVLGVGPFERVSANAQTIELFGRPCKVISIGDLILSKEAMGRPKDVAMIKELKVIQDKMRKP; this comes from the coding sequence GTGACGCAGGATTTGGATCTTTGTCTCCTGCTGACGCCTGAAAATATCCACAATCTGAGGCTTTCTTTAAAGGATCTGAACCCGAAACACCGGATGACGCCGAAGAAACTTTCTTTTTTGGAGCTTCCAGCAGACATTCGCAACATTAATAACCTCTATTTGGAGACCGATCTGGGTATCGTAGACCTGATCAGCCAAGTTCTTGGTGTTGGCCCCTTCGAGCGGGTTTCAGCCAACGCCCAAACCATCGAACTCTTTGGACGGCCGTGCAAAGTTATCTCGATCGGCGACCTTATTCTGTCCAAAGAAGCGATGGGCAGACCCAAAGACGTTGCGATGATCAAAGAGTTGAAGGTGATCCAGGATAAAATGCGTAAGCCATAA